Within the Dehalococcoidia bacterium genome, the region ACCTTATATGGCCCGCCCGGCAGCGCCGGCACCGCCTGCTTGAGGATCTTCACGCTCTCGCGCAGTTCGGCCATGCGCACCAGAAAGCGATCGTACGAGTCGCCGTTCTCACCCACGGGGATGGCGAAGTCGAAGCGATCGTAGACGGCGTAGGGGTCGGCCTTGCGGATGTCGAAGGGGATGCCGCAGCCGCGGATCATCGGCCCCGTGAGCGAGGCATTGATCGCCAGGTCGCGCGGGATCGTGCCCACGCCGCGCGCCCTGGCGATCAGGATCTCGTTCTCCATCAGCATCTTTTCGTACTCATCGATCTTGCGCGGCAGATCGTCGAGCAGGCCGTTGACCGCGGGCAGGAATTCGTCAGGGATGTCGAAGGCGACGCCGCCGATGCGCATGTAGTTGCAGGTGAGGCGGGCGCCGCAGGTCATCTCGAACAGGTCGAGGATCTTCTCGCGCTCGGCGAACATCCACATCAGCGGCGTCTGCCAGGCGCCGCAGTCGTTGATAAAGGTGCCGATCGCCATCGAGTGGTTGGCGATGCGCTGCAGCTCGGCCATAATCACGCGCAGGTACTGGCCGCGCTCGGGCACGCGGATGCCGGCCAGCTTCTCCACCGCCATGCAGTAGCCCAGGTTGTTGGACATGGCGGAAAGATAGTCCATACGGTCGGTGAAGGGGATGTTCTGCGTATAGGTCCGCTCTTCGGCCAGCTTCTCCAGGCTGCGGTGCAGGTAGCCGACGACCATGTCGGCGTCGATGATCTTCTCGCCGTCGAGCACCACGCGCATGCGGAAGACGCCGTGCGTGCTGGGGTGCTGCGGTCCGATGTTGACGATGAACGGTTCGGTCTGAATGGTCATGGCGTGGCCTCACCCCCTGGCCCCCTCTCCATTTCGATGGAGAGGGGGAAGCTGGGGAAGCGGTTTAGGACTGGCGGGGCGGTTCGGGCGCGGTCCAGTTGGGGCCGCTGAGCACCCCGAAGCCCTGCTCCTGCTTGGGGAAGTGCGGCAGGCCGGGGTGCTGGGCACCGGCCGAGATCTGCAGGAAATCTTTGCGCAGCGGCCAGCCGGCGAAGCCCTCCCACAAGAAGATGCGGCGCAGGTCCGGGTGGCCCGTGAAGCGAATACCGAAGAGGTCGTAGACCTCGCGCTCCTGCAGCTGCGCCCCGTACCAGACCGAGACGACGGAGGGGATCTCCGGCTCATCGCGCTCGTCGATGCGGCACTTGAGCACGGCCAGGTGGTTCTTCGCCAGCGATTGCAGGTGATAGACGGTCTCGAAGTGGGTGATGTAGTCCACGGCGGTCATGCTGGTCAGGTGCTGCATGCGCAGGTCGGCATCGTCGCGCAGCGCCGTGCAAACCGCGAGCAGCGACTCGGCGGCCACGTACACCGAATGGCCGATCGCCTCGACCCGCGTTTCAGGCAGAAGCTCGCCGAGGCGGGCGGCCACCCGCTCTCCTGTCAGCTCGATGGTCATGACAGGCTCACATCCTTGCTGCTTGGTGTTTGGTGTTTGGTGTTTGGTGTTTGGTGTAATGAGCCGATGCCGCGTCTAGCGCCAGACCAGCGCCTGCTTCTTCCAGGCATAGGCGAGGCCCAGAGCGAGGACGCCTATGAAGATCACCGCTTCGACCAGGCCGTAGATCGCCTCGTGTCGGTAGGCCACGGCCCAGGGGTAGAGAAAGATCGACTCGATGTCGAAGACGACGAAGAGCAGGGCGAAGACGTAGTAGCCCACGTGGAACTGCACGTGGCTCGGGCCCTCGGTCTCCACGCCGCACTCGTAGGTCGCCTGTTTCACCGAGTTGGGCAGTTTGGGCCGGATTTTGAACAGGCCGAGCACCACCGAGACGACCAGCGCGGTGCCCGGCAGCGCGATGCCGACGAGGATCAGAAAGCCGAGGTGGCCCCAGTTGCCGAGCACGCCATGCTTCCCCCGCGGCGTCTTGCCGCTTGTGAATTCTGTCGCGTACCGCGACGCCACTATAGCATAGGGGCAGGCAGGGAGATACCGCGGCCGCGCAGTGCATGCGAGCCGCGGCTGCGCCTGCTACCATTGCCAGAGATGCAACAGAATCACAACAAGACGTTCCGATGGGAGGCGCCATCGCGTGCTGATCGACCTGCACAACCACACCTGGCCCCGCTCGCACGACAGCGTGCTCAACCCGGACGACCTGATCGTCCGGGCGAAGAAGGCGGGGCTGGACGGCATCTGCTTCACCGAACACGACACCCTCTGGGACGCGAAGTCGCTCAAGGAGATCCAGGAAAAGCACGATTTCCTCGTGCTGGCCGGCGTCGAGATCGGCACCGACGACGGCCACATCCTCACTTTCGGCATCGACAAGTACGTCTTCGGCATGCACCGCAGCAACGAGCTGGCCGGTCACGTGGAGAAGAGCGACGGCTGCATGGTGGCCGCGCACCCGTACCGCCGCCAGATGCCCTGGTACGTGAAGGACGAAGAGGAGTACCAGAAGGCGCTGCTGCGCGCCAGCCAGAACCCGTCGTACGAGTTCTGCTGCGGGCTGGAGGAGCTGAACGGGCGCGGCACCGAAAAGGAGAACGCCTTCAGCCGCCGCCTCTGCGACCTGATGGGCATGCCCGGCACGGCGGGCACCGACTCGCACTCGATCCAGGACATCGGCAAGTGCGCCACGTACTTCGAGCGCCGCATCGAAGACGAGCGCGACCTGATCCGCGAGCTGCTCGCCGGCCGCTTCTACCCCGTCGACCTGCGCAGCAACGCCATCCTGCGCTGAGCGCGGTGCCGGACCCACACGGGTGTGCGAGGTGCTGGCGCCCGGCCCTGGTAGAGCACAGTATCGCCGGTGAAGCCCAAGCCTCCGGCCGTGCCGTCGCGGCCTTGGAATTCAATGGTCTGCTTCTCCAGCGTGAGACGCATGCCGGTCGGCTGAGTCGGATCACGACAGGGTTCGCGCTCCATAGGAATGTATGCATGTCATAGTAGATATTTGCCTGTGCTGTGATGCACAGGGCACTACACGCGTAGCCGTCCGCGTTCGCCATAGCGCTTTCCATGGCACATCCGCCGTCGCTCAGGCCCTGCGTACGCGGCAGCGCTGCGTACG harbors:
- a CDS encoding NADH-quinone oxidoreductase subunit C, coding for MTIELTGERVAARLGELLPETRVEAIGHSVYVAAESLLAVCTALRDDADLRMQHLTSMTAVDYITHFETVYHLQSLAKNHLAVLKCRIDERDEPEIPSVVSVWYGAQLQEREVYDLFGIRFTGHPDLRRIFLWEGFAGWPLRKDFLQISAGAQHPGLPHFPKQEQGFGVLSGPNWTAPEPPRQS
- a CDS encoding NADH-quinone oxidoreductase subunit A, whose protein sequence is MLGNWGHLGFLILVGIALPGTALVVSVVLGLFKIRPKLPNSVKQATYECGVETEGPSHVQFHVGYYVFALLFVVFDIESIFLYPWAVAYRHEAIYGLVEAVIFIGVLALGLAYAWKKQALVWR
- a CDS encoding NADH-quinone oxidoreductase subunit D, which gives rise to MTIQTEPFIVNIGPQHPSTHGVFRMRVVLDGEKIIDADMVVGYLHRSLEKLAEERTYTQNIPFTDRMDYLSAMSNNLGYCMAVEKLAGIRVPERGQYLRVIMAELQRIANHSMAIGTFINDCGAWQTPLMWMFAEREKILDLFEMTCGARLTCNYMRIGGVAFDIPDEFLPAVNGLLDDLPRKIDEYEKMLMENEILIARARGVGTIPRDLAINASLTGPMIRGCGIPFDIRKADPYAVYDRFDFAIPVGENGDSYDRFLVRMAELRESVKILKQAVPALPGGPYKVDVPLSVRPPVGDAYARVESPKGELGYYIVSDGGTAPYRFHVRAPSYINLSVLREMVIGASVADSIVALGSIDIVIGEVDR
- a CDS encoding PHP domain-containing protein, whose amino-acid sequence is MLIDLHNHTWPRSHDSVLNPDDLIVRAKKAGLDGICFTEHDTLWDAKSLKEIQEKHDFLVLAGVEIGTDDGHILTFGIDKYVFGMHRSNELAGHVEKSDGCMVAAHPYRRQMPWYVKDEEEYQKALLRASQNPSYEFCCGLEELNGRGTEKENAFSRRLCDLMGMPGTAGTDSHSIQDIGKCATYFERRIEDERDLIRELLAGRFYPVDLRSNAILR